From the Paenibacillus tianjinensis genome, the window TTATCATTTAGTTTAGGTTTCATTGTTGAAAACACTATAATTGCTTTAGGAAATTCTCTAGCAAGTTCTCTCATTCTAGATATATCATTTTTTTCAAATAAATTATGAGTTTTACATTCGCAGAATAAAAGATCTGATCTAGACTTATCATCAAACTTATTCATTTTAAAGTGCAGGGCTAGATCAAACTCTATTTTTTTGTTATTTTTTGATGCAGTAGAACTTAATAATGTTGTAGTTGTCCCATCAAGTATCTGAGCGAAAAATCGGTATGTTAGCAACACACAATATACTCCATAAGCACTATTTGGCAAGCTAAAGGGACCGAACGATTTGTAGGCCCACTTAATTAGCTTGGTATTATAGGAAGGCATTTCATATTCACTTAAGCACTTCCCACAGTTCAAAGAATAATTATTTTTATCCAATGAATCCCAATTATAATGAGTACATACAGGACATTGGGTTCGAATACCCAGTTTTATCATCTTTGTTTTTAACAGTGTATTAATAAATCCATCTGCATATTTCTTCGCATTTCCATCCATTATTATATTTATTTCTTTTCTGAATTCTTCGTCAGTAATCCAATCTCTTTTGCTTATATTCAGTAACAATTGAACTAATTTTTCCTGTGAAATAATAGATAAATGTTGGGGTCCACCCAAATGTCTCATCATCTGTTCAGCAATTCGTCCAGAATTAGATAATGCTGTTTCCCATCCATTTAATTGCATCCAGTATCCAAATGTATCCTTTGCATTTGGAATAGAGAACCTAATAGTATCAGTATAATCACAAAAATAAGACAAACCTCTCCTTGAAATTTTCCAATTATTTATCTCAGTGTTATTTAATATCCGAATTAATTTATTATCACCCTCAGGTATAATTTCACTAAGTAGCTCCGTTTGGTTATATACACTCCAATTTAGTTCATTTACATACATTGGTTTAAAAGAATCTATGTGAAAATCAGGTCTCAGCACCTTAATTTCAAGTCTTTTTTCTCCTTGAATACTAATTCTTTCAGATCTGCTTGTTATCTCGCAACAAATTGCATCATCAGAAAAAAGCACATCTTCTATCCATAATCTTGGAAACCATTCTCTTATAACATAACTATGGTTATAACCCTCTTTTTGCTTCAAGAAACTAATTTGTTTTAAAAACATACTTAGCTCTTCTTCACTTGTTTGTCTACTCTTTTGTATCGTTGTATTATGATAAATTTCGGAATTCGACTTCAATGGAAAAAAGCTAGATTCAATGAAATGTTGTACTATTTCCAAGCTGGATTCGTTTATGAATATTTGTTTTGGCACTGGGAGAATATTTAACCCAAGGGCACGAAGATTCCAAAAATCGATAATATCGACTGGACTACTAGCATCCATAAAAAAAATATAGCTACAGTGGTGATCGTTTCGTCTAGATATATTAAGAAACTTTGATGTGATTCTTCGTAGAAACAAAATATCTGGTTCTAAGTATTCTGTAAAATTCTCCAAAGAACAAGGAGCCTTTTTAACATTATAAAGCTCTACAAATGATCTCAAGTAATTATCATTTAATTGAGCCTGAAGAGAACCAAATACGCTTGATAAGAAAAGTTCAAATTCTCCTTGAAAAATCGGATGAACAATTTGAAGCTGTTCCCTTCTTTGGTACTTTAATTCTTGTTCACAAAATACATCTAGTATATGAAAAACGCTTGTACCATAATTTTTATTATTTTCAATGTTTTCTAAATCCATTATAGACTCAATACTAATTAATTTCTCATGCAGGTAAGTCTCACTAAGATCAACTTTAGAAAGATTAACTATGTAGTCTGGATCAAAATTAAAAACATACCCCTCAATCATTTCCATGTCAGTTGACGATATTTTGCCGTTTCCATCTGAGAATGCAGGAATTATTGGATTATATGTACCTCCCCACAAATACGAATTAATATAAATAGCTGTTTCCAATGATTGTGTGTCATATGGTTCAATGATTATTGCAAACTTTAATGGTCTAAGCTTAACAGACAAGGTACCGTTAATCATTGCATCTGCCTCTTTTCAATTTCATTAATTTCTTCGAGAAATTATAATGCTACCGATTTAAAGCGCATTGCCTCAAAGTAAATGTTTTCTATACAAAATCACGTTTATCTTTGATATATTCATTTTGTGCTTTCCAACCATTAAATTTTCATTGAATAAATTGCCATAATGAATAAAAAATTTTTCTTTTGCAGTTTAGTAAATCTATTTTGAACATCGACTTTTTTACAGAATACATATATCCACCTATTTTCTCATATTATTCCTTATAATTATACGATTAAGCGGCTATACCTAATAGATTTATTTCTAAAAACCGCAACCTTGTAGCTCAATCTCCTGCAAAATGTTTGGGTCTACCTTAATGATCCGCTCATATAAAGTATTAAAAAACTCTTCGTCCAACACCTTCCACTACTGCTCATATTTGCTGCCACCCTTATAATGGTGATAACATAACGCCCTCCAGTATTGATCTTGTTTCTTACTCTTGCCCACTCTGAACTGCATTCTACAGCCACATTTCTCACAGTAGAGTAGTCCCGACAGTGGCATCAGCCTGTTCTTCACAAAACGCTCTACGATGGCATCATGTTCTTCCTGTGTCTTCAACTTCTCATGCGTTCCCATGACCTTAATTCGTTCCTCTTCAGGATACGACGCAGTTAAATTGTCTGTGATACCGCGTAAACAAAGGCTCTTTACATCTGGTTTTGGGACTGTAGGGGATTACCTTGCTACTCTAAAAACGTGTACAAGGGCAGAACAAAAAGAACAAAGCAATAATAGCCTTGTCCTATGGGGGAGCGTGTCTAATCCGGTTACTCACGGCGTTGTGCCGTATTTAGTCCGCTTTGTAGTTTGCTTATTGACATGATTAAATTACAGCTTCAACCACAAAGCGGGACGGACACCGCCTGTACACTTGCCGTCACTGATGTTGCCTTTCAATATATTGTTGCCTTGGATACCTATATTACCGTCACCGTGGATGTACACGGCTTTTACATTAACGCGGCCGGGCGACCGAAGCCACCACCACCAAATCCCCCCTTTATTAGCCTCAAGTTTTGCTATTCGCTTGCTGTTGTTCTCATCTTTTCTTTCAAACCAATATCTTTGATTTTTCCCCCGGTTGTGCAGCTTGGAACGGCTATCACCGAAATATGTACACACTTCCTCAAGGCTTAATAAAAATACGCTGTCTTGCGTATCCGCTCCGCCTTCTGAACCATACCACTGATTGTCAGGATTTTTATTAATTACCGGAATTATTTTTGATTTATCAGTTGCGTTGAATTGATCGTAAAATTCACCATTGAGATATTTTCTTAACGCGCAGTCCGCCCAAGTGATATCTTTATAAGCAACATGGTAAGCCTGTTGTTCTATAATATCTTCGGTTATTATCAAAGCCGTATTGTTTTGAATGTCAAGCACACGCCAATTATAACCGCCGAATGATAATGATGAGCCGATTTTAATATCCTCCATTTAGCCCTTCTCCTTAATCGGAAACAATAAATCAAGCTGTAAATCCTCCATTTTACCGCCTTTTTGAACATAATTATAAAAATTCAATGTTTCTTCAAATCCTTGTCCTGCAACCGTTTCTGGTGATGTCCAGCGGGGGGAATTCCAGTCATTATCATATTTATTGCTTTCGTTAACCCATTCCCCTAAAAAACGCCAGTCCTCAAAGTCCCACGTTCTCAACACATGTGCCGCATATAACCCGCCTTCAAACGTTCGTTTAACTAATGGTGCGGGGATCTCTATGTCGTCCGGAATGGATACCCACACCTCATATACATGCGAAGGTTCTCCGAGTGTCGCTGCCCCCTTAGAGCAGTCAAAACCAAAACTCCGGGCATCGGGTTTGATTGTTAGCAATCCGCTTTCCATTACAAATCGCGTTATCATTTCACCCGCTTTTCCTTCGCAGCCTTCTCCCGTTGCGTAAGCAGCTGCCACAGTCATGGGCGGCAGATATACAATCCGAACATCTTTGTCAGCCAGTTTGTTTAAATTTTCATTTGCCTTGTTTAAATCGTCCATTGACTTTTCCTCCTTGAAGTTAATTTTAGAGACAGTCAAGGAATCCACAACCTCGAGTAAACTTGCATCGTCAGGTAGCGCGAAATTAGTACCTCGGAGATTAAGATATTCGACAAAGGCTTTGATAACACTGCGAATGGTGGAGAGCGCGGTGATTTCGTCCTCAATCTCTGCAAGGTTACGCTCAAAGGCTTCGATTGCAACGCGCGCTTCCGCGCTTTGCAGAACCTCCGCAATCTGTTTGAGCGGTATCCGCAGTTTACGCAGAACGATAATCTGACGCAGCCGTGTGATGGCTTCTGCATCGTAAGCGCGGTATGCGGACTCTTCCCTTTTCACAGGAGTAATCAACCCGATTTGCTCGTAATACCTAAGTGTACGGGTTGAGATTGAAAAATGCTTTGACACTTGACTGATGGTTTGCAGTTCGATGACTATCCCTCCTTCTGAGAGTAAATATACAGGTTTACGCGACGTTAAGGTCAAGAGAATTCTCAACTCATCCGGTCTGTTAATTCTAGTGTAGTAACCGATCCCGACATTCTTCTCGTTCTTGTCTACTTTGAATGTTACATATAAGCATAAATATGTTAATACCAACATTCAATCCCTTTTCTCGAATATACCTCTTGCCTCCAAATCAAAAAAACTCCTGCTAAAACTCAGCAGAAGTAAAGTCAGTCCGTGCGGTGCAAAGTCTATTTCCTTACATATTATAAGATAAAACCTGCGGTGAAAGGAAATTTAAACCATGGAATATTTCGACATGCTGGCTAAATTAGGGATTGGTAACGCCCATCCTGGAGGATTCTCTGCAACGTTAAAGCAATTCGAACAATATCCCCTACCCGCTAAATCCAGAATTCTAGAAGTGGGGTGCGGCACAGGCAGAACATCTTGTTATTTGGCAGCTCAGGGACATGATGTAGTAGGGATAGATATCCGTCCGGATATGATTGCAAAAGCCAAAATGCGGGCTGAAACAGAGAATCTATCATTGAAATTCCTGGAGGGAGATGCCACTTCACTGCCTTTTCCTGACGAATCATTTGATGTCATTCTGGTTGAATCTGTATCCATATTCACGGACACCGGAAAGGCATTATCCGAATACTACAGAGTTTTGCGGTCTGGAGGCCAACTTTTTGACAGGGAAATGATCCAACGAAAACCCATGCCCCCTGAAATCAGTCAAGAAATTACTGAATTTTATCACGTCGATAAGCTATGGGACATTAAGGATTGGTCAGCCTTAGTACAAACAATAGGATTTATTCGTTCACAGATAGAGGGCCCCTTCATGTTTCCTAAATCAAGTGTGGATCTGTTTGAGCAACCGGATGATCATCAACAAATCGATGCAGGTTCCTTTCTCAACCACTCCATGTGGGAAGTAATCCGTAAGTACAACAGTATAATGGACAGTTATGAAGAATTTATCGGATATATTCTTGTGATTGGAACTAAATAAATCGCTCACCATCCTACAAAAAAAGAACAAGAGCCTAACAGTATAGGCTCATGTTCTTGCTAATACGCTTTACTGGTCTTGGTACTAAACAAAGAAACCAGCAGACAAAATGATTACCAGCAAAATATAAAGAACCAGAATTGCAGCAGTGGAAGTATAGCCAACGTTACAAACTTCAGGACATCCCATTGATTTCCCCTCCTCTTTGCTTTCTAACACATGATATGCGCCTTCCTATCTGAGTGTATGGATTATAACCCAATTACATGGAGGAATATAAATGTCTAATTGTAACCGGCAAATGATTAACCTTGGAACTCCGTTCCAATATTCAAACCCAATATACCGAGAGCGGGGGTATGGTAGCTTGACTCTTTACAGAACCATCACTTTGTTGGATTTTAAGCAGGCCGATGTAAATGGGGACAAAACGATAGATAACATTTATTTATACGGTAATAAACCAGATGGAACTGGAGACTTTGCTGATCAAATCACACTTGTGATCCAAGATGGGCATTCTAACCAAACTACAACGGTATATCTTCAATACAATGCAGGATATAATGCCAGACTTTTTCTGGGGGATTTTTCTAAGGATGGCGTAGCGGACATTTTAATAAGTATTGATTCCGGAGGAAGCGGAGGTTATGGCATATTTTATATGTACTCCTTTAAGGATAACAATCTGCAGGAGATATTTAATATTGAAAAATACAACACTATATATAAATTTAATGTGAATTATGAGGATTTTTACAAGGTAAGCGTAGGGAGTCCCCAACTTAACGTGCTATTCACTATTGACATTAGCTACAAGGGTAACGAATATTTATCACAATATTACAACGAAGATGGCAAACTAAAACAACCCGTAAAAGGTGAGGTTCTTGCTATAGGTGCGTTATACCCCATTGTTACAAACGTAAAAAGTAATAGCTATGATTTACTTGCTGTGCAACGTATTACCGGCACAACTAATTCGGATACATTAGGGTACGTAGAAAACCTTTTGACATGGGGTGGCAGCGGATTTATTTCATCAAGATTGTCCGTAGCCATCCTCGGCTCTAATTTAATTTCCCATTACTGAGCAATTTTATCGTTTGCCGTTCACCTATATGTATTTAAGCACAAAGTGGGATTTAACCATTAGATATACATCAGTTTATAAAAACTAACCACACCTAACAATGGTGTGGTTTTGTTGGGATATTCTAAAATCATTCATCATTCTGATATGTAAGCAACCTTCTTAGTGTTACTTTCAGTGTTTCTTACTTAATGTATTTAATTAGACTTACTCGCGTTATTTCATCCCAAATAGGCCCACGTCTTACTTCTTTGTATCCTAACTTTAGGTTTAGATCAATTACATGCTGATTACTTTCCTCAGTATGGGTATATACCAGGTTTACTCTATGTCTTCTTGCTTCATCTTCAACAAATCTCTTTAATTGCGTTCCATATCCATGTCTACGGTAACCAGGATCAATCCATAATTGAAAAATCTCCAGAAACCTTCCATCTTCCTGAAAAATTTCTCGATCAAGTTCATGATAAATTGTCTTCCATGGATATTCCTTATCCTTGCAAGATATACAATACATAATAGTACCTATTCTTTGTTTCGTTTCTATGTTCTCTATTGTACTGCGGGGATTTATATAATGTCATATTCTCGAAACTTCGTGAAATTACCAGCCCCTCTCTATTTTCAGAACATGATTAAGTAATATGCAATGATTTGGATTGTTTCGGCAAGCGATAAGTGGGTAAATAAAATTGAAGTCTCATTCATTTAATATTCTAATAATATTCAAATTTATCAATATTGATATGACCTTCAATTAGGAGGTCTATTTTTTCATGAAAACATTACGCACCCAATGGAGGCCGCCATGCATCGCGTTAATCTAAACCAGAATCAATTCTACCAACAAGTGTTTGATCATGCTTCATTTGGGATCGCACTTATTACACCAGACGGTATGATTTTGTCCGTAAACTCCGCCATGGAACGAATTTTTGGCTATTCAAAAGCAGAGTTTGACGGTATGAGGTTAGAAGACCTCTCCCACGATAAGGATAATATTAGAAATATTAACGATCTAAAGGCACTCATGGGTGATAAAACGGAAGTACAGCTCGAAAAGCCGTTTCTCACAAGAATGGGTGATGACATGTGGGGACTGCTCTCCCTCAAGCTTTTCACCGATGAGATGAACCAACCGGCGTATTACATCTGCCAAATCATTGAAATCACGAAGCAAAAGGAATCTGAGCAACGCCTTCAGGAATCCGTAGAGCGGTACACATCACTTAAAAAATACAACCATGACAGCGTCATCTCCTTTGGCCTAAACGGCCGGATTATTAACGCCAACAGTATGGCGGAAAAGATAACAGGCTACTCCATCGAGGCCGAACTGATCGGTATGGAGCTTGCAGAGCTAATCGGGCAGGAGAATGTCCATAACATTCTGGATCGGGCGCTGTACGATAATTCGGTTGAACAGCACATAAACACACTTATCGCCAAAGACGGCGAAGTTATCGAAGTGCTTACCAGTATTGCACCAATTTTTGTGAACAATCAAAATATCGGATTCTATCTCATATGCAAGGACATCTCCGAGCAGAAACAGTTGTTGCTTGCGAAGGAGACCGCTGAATCCACGAACAAAGCTAAAAGTGAGTTTCTAGCCATGATGAGCCATGAAATTCGCACCCCTATGAACGGCGTCGTCGGTATGACGGATATTCTGCTTGACCATACGGAGCTTAGTGAAGAACAACGGGGCTATGTGGAGATTATCCGTAAAAGCGGGGATACTCTGCTCAATATTATCAACGACATCCTTGATCTCTCCAAGATTGAGGCAGGACGAACAGAGCTGCAAGAAGATACATTTGAACTGCGCAAATGCATTGATGAGAGCTTCGCTGTCATTTCCCTGAGAGCCGAGCAACATCACTTGGAGCTCTCCAGCACGATAAATCACGGTGTTCCTGACTACATTTACGGTGACGCCGAACGTTTAAAGCAAGTACTCATAAACCTGCTCGGCAATGCCGTAAAATTCACGTCCAAGGGAAGTATTTCGGTAAAGGTAAAGCTTGGAGAGCAGGATCCCTCCCTGCTGGTATTTACAGTAACCGATACGGGTATTGGGATTGAACCATCGCAGCTTAACGAAATATTCGAACCGTTTGCACAGATTGACAGTTTTATGGCCCGCAGGCATGAAGGCACTGGCCTTGGGCTGGCCATCAGCCGCCGAATTATAGAGTTGATGGGCGGTGAGATTTACGCGGAGAGTGACGGTAAGAGTGGCTCGTCTTTTACTTTCACAATCAGGCTCAAGAAAACAGTCGCACCTCAGACACAAGAGAATCACCTGCAAAAGCGTCAACCGGTACGAGAAGCGAGCATTTTGATTGCTGAAGATAACCATATCAACCAGCTAGTGTTGACCAAAACACTTGAGAAAATGGGGCACAAGATTACTACCGTCACGAACGGCATAGACGCAGTTCAAGCAGCGCAGAGCAAGCGGTTTGATCTCATTTTAATGGATTTGCACATGCCGATTATGAACGGCTTCGATGCAATGAAGTTGATTAAAGAGGAACACAAGGAGAACAGCCCGCCCATCATTGCCGTCACAGCCAATGCTTTGAAGGGTGACCGGGAAAAGTGCCTTACAGAAGGAATGGATGAATATATTAGTAAGCCCATAAAGCGTGACGTTGTCCAAAGGCTATTAAACCAGTTTGTAATGTAAAACGACCATTTTGACCGATCGCGTTCTGTAACGCCACATCCATCGTCCAAAAAGTTGTTTTTCCAAATTGTCCTGTTATATACTGGATATGGTTCTGTGTGAGGTTTGTCACAACAATAGATCATTACAGAAACGGAGTGAACACATGATTCATAAACGATGGAATATTGGTAAGCTGATTCTTTTGACGACTGCACTGGCCTGGGTGCTGGGGGCGTGTTCTGCCAAAGATTCCACCGCATCTGAAGAACCGGAGAATCAAGCAGCAGCCGTTCAGGTGGAGGAAACAGAGAGACCGGAATACTTGCCAAAGGACTTTCCACTCCCGGATGATGCTGAAGTAACCACTTCCCACTCGGAGCAAAACGACGGCAAAAAGTCGGTTCTTTTAATTTTTAGATCCCAAGAAAAGCTCGACAAGCTGGCAGAAACTTATAAACAGTACTTTCAGGATCAAGGGGTCAAAGACACAGCAGAGACCATTGACGAGAAAAACCTCATCCTTCAAGGGGATACAGTTACGGAAAGCTGGTCACTGATCGGTGGTACGTTGTCCTCGCAGGAAGACACTGTGGAGCTGACCTTAACCTGGTCTGAGTTGTAATTTGTTAGAGAGTACTATGAAGCGATCTTGACAAAGGGCTGTTAAACAGCTCTTGTCAAGATCGCTTTTTTTGGGAATGGCGGAAATAATGGATTCAGCTGTAAACGCTAAAGGAATGACAGCCGTCCGCCCATTTGCCGGATATGGTTCTCATCAGCCCACAAAATAAAATAGTTGTAGAACGTTTCTCCGATCTGGATTAGGCGGGGGTATCTCACAATGAGGGCGGCCTGCTGGTTCATCTCCGCGGGTTGGTCATCCGACGGAAAAATGAAGCAAGCTTCTTGGTTTTGGATCGTCATCATGACAATCTTGGGAGAGGAGCCATAAGGCATCAATGGATGAAAAGCTTCGGAGCTGCATACATCGGCAATCCGGTCGCCTGCTGAAATCGCAGATACCTGAAAAAAACCGTCTGGCCCCTCGTACCTCTCTTTGCTGACCCGGTGCCAGTATGCAGGATATGGGAAGGATACCCGGTACACGGAGTTTGTGTATATGGCTTCCGGAATCCTTCTGACACGGGGAGACCACTGCAGGGCTGTAATCCGGCCGCCGTTGAGGATATTCACCGGTATCTGCTTCCTGAGATCGACTATCCAGAGCTGACTTGCGCTTTCTACATCTGAGCATCCCGATAAATACGCGATCCTGTCACCGCCCGGCGACCAGCTGACGGGAGTGGCGAAACAACTGGAGGCCGAGAGTGTCCTTTGATTCTTACCGGTTCGGCTGTCGATTTGAATGAGAGAATAATAATTCGGCTGCTGGTAGGCGGTTGCACTGTAGGCGATGCTCCGGGAGTCAGGGGACCAAACCGGAAAATAATTTTTGGCGAGCATTCCGCCTTCCAGTGTATAGATGGTGCCGGTGGCCAGATCCACCGTCGAAATAATAGAGATGCTTGCACCGGGGAATGTATAAAGTGCAAATGTTCCGTCCGGGGAAATCCGAACGTTATGGAGCGGTCCGTCCGTATTGTGCGTGATTTGTCTCCGGTTTGTGCCGTCGATCCCGATGCGGAAGAGCTGGGTATTGCCGCTGGAATCCGGAGCCGAGAACAGAAGCTCTCTACCCGAAGGGAACCACTGGACATCGCCGGCGCCTGGCTCCGTGATGGTATAGCTG encodes:
- a CDS encoding PAS domain S-box protein, producing the protein MEAAMHRVNLNQNQFYQQVFDHASFGIALITPDGMILSVNSAMERIFGYSKAEFDGMRLEDLSHDKDNIRNINDLKALMGDKTEVQLEKPFLTRMGDDMWGLLSLKLFTDEMNQPAYYICQIIEITKQKESEQRLQESVERYTSLKKYNHDSVISFGLNGRIINANSMAEKITGYSIEAELIGMELAELIGQENVHNILDRALYDNSVEQHINTLIAKDGEVIEVLTSIAPIFVNNQNIGFYLICKDISEQKQLLLAKETAESTNKAKSEFLAMMSHEIRTPMNGVVGMTDILLDHTELSEEQRGYVEIIRKSGDTLLNIINDILDLSKIEAGRTELQEDTFELRKCIDESFAVISLRAEQHHLELSSTINHGVPDYIYGDAERLKQVLINLLGNAVKFTSKGSISVKVKLGEQDPSLLVFTVTDTGIGIEPSQLNEIFEPFAQIDSFMARRHEGTGLGLAISRRIIELMGGEIYAESDGKSGSSFTFTIRLKKTVAPQTQENHLQKRQPVREASILIAEDNHINQLVLTKTLEKMGHKITTVTNGIDAVQAAQSKRFDLILMDLHMPIMNGFDAMKLIKEEHKENSPPIIAVTANALKGDREKCLTEGMDEYISKPIKRDVVQRLLNQFVM
- a CDS encoding GNAT family N-acetyltransferase, encoding MYCISCKDKEYPWKTIYHELDREIFQEDGRFLEIFQLWIDPGYRRHGYGTQLKRFVEDEARRHRVNLVYTHTEESNQHVIDLNLKLGYKEVRRGPIWDEITRVSLIKYIK
- a CDS encoding VCBS repeat-containing protein; the encoded protein is MSNCNRQMINLGTPFQYSNPIYRERGYGSLTLYRTITLLDFKQADVNGDKTIDNIYLYGNKPDGTGDFADQITLVIQDGHSNQTTTVYLQYNAGYNARLFLGDFSKDGVADILISIDSGGSGGYGIFYMYSFKDNNLQEIFNIEKYNTIYKFNVNYEDFYKVSVGSPQLNVLFTIDISYKGNEYLSQYYNEDGKLKQPVKGEVLAIGALYPIVTNVKSNSYDLLAVQRITGTTNSDTLGYVENLLTWGGSGFISSRLSVAILGSNLISHY
- a CDS encoding MerR family transcriptional regulator; protein product: MTLTSRKPVYLLSEGGIVIELQTISQVSKHFSISTRTLRYYEQIGLITPVKREESAYRAYDAEAITRLRQIIVLRKLRIPLKQIAEVLQSAEARVAIEAFERNLAEIEDEITALSTIRSVIKAFVEYLNLRGTNFALPDDASLLEVVDSLTVSKINFKEEKSMDDLNKANENLNKLADKDVRIVYLPPMTVAAAYATGEGCEGKAGEMITRFVMESGLLTIKPDARSFGFDCSKGAATLGEPSHVYEVWVSIPDDIEIPAPLVKRTFEGGLYAAHVLRTWDFEDWRFLGEWVNESNKYDNDWNSPRWTSPETVAGQGFEETLNFYNYVQKGGKMEDLQLDLLFPIKEKG
- a CDS encoding TolB family protein — protein: MLAVQAVSHNPVQGWIAYTSDRGGAFDIWLHRPQDGFNIQTTQGLGAEYSVPYWSPDSRRIAFIGTNNVIHVLDTVTLAVARIDQIEPYTLLDWSPDSRFLAYVKNGRIIIYNTFSHNSYTITEPGAGDVQWFPSGRELLFSAPDSSGNTQLFRIGIDGTNRRQITHNTDGPLHNVRISPDGTFALYTFPGASISIISTVDLATGTIYTLEGGMLAKNYFPVWSPDSRSIAYSATAYQQPNYYSLIQIDSRTGKNQRTLSASSCFATPVSWSPGGDRIAYLSGCSDVESASQLWIVDLRKQIPVNILNGGRITALQWSPRVRRIPEAIYTNSVYRVSFPYPAYWHRVSKERYEGPDGFFQVSAISAGDRIADVCSSEAFHPLMPYGSSPKIVMMTIQNQEACFIFPSDDQPAEMNQQAALIVRYPRLIQIGETFYNYFILWADENHIRQMGGRLSFL
- a CDS encoding zinc ribbon domain-containing protein, which produces MGTHEKLKTQEEHDAIVERFVKNRLMPLSGLLYCEKCGCRMQFRVGKSKKQDQYWRALCYHHYKGGSKYEQ
- a CDS encoding class I SAM-dependent methyltransferase; this encodes MEYFDMLAKLGIGNAHPGGFSATLKQFEQYPLPAKSRILEVGCGTGRTSCYLAAQGHDVVGIDIRPDMIAKAKMRAETENLSLKFLEGDATSLPFPDESFDVILVESVSIFTDTGKALSEYYRVLRSGGQLFDREMIQRKPMPPEISQEITEFYHVDKLWDIKDWSALVQTIGFIRSQIEGPFMFPKSSVDLFEQPDDHQQIDAGSFLNHSMWEVIRKYNSIMDSYEEFIGYILVIGTK
- a CDS encoding DUF6273 domain-containing protein translates to MEDIKIGSSLSFGGYNWRVLDIQNNTALIITEDIIEQQAYHVAYKDITWADCALRKYLNGEFYDQFNATDKSKIIPVINKNPDNQWYGSEGGADTQDSVFLLSLEEVCTYFGDSRSKLHNRGKNQRYWFERKDENNSKRIAKLEANKGGIWWWWLRSPGRVNVKAVYIHGDGNIGIQGNNILKGNISDGKCTGGVRPALWLKL